ttccagtattttagaaaacttaaaggtatcttatatattttgaatgtttttaatatacattatatctaaaaataatttatatatttaagtatataaatctatttcggatacattcgggtacccaaaatacttcggttcggatcgggttcggtttcggtttttttaataccaaaattttgaacccgttcggatatttaatcaattttggttcgggttcgatactactttttcggatcgggtttggtttggtttttcgggttcggattttttgcccagcacTAACTATAATGATGCAAATTCATCTTGTTAGAAAGTTTCAAATGAGCTAAAAATTAAAGCTATACTAAAACTTTTCAAAATCCAtctaatattgtttttaatagACCCAAACTAATCtggattttataaattaataatttttttgtcaatttttaattctttttaactTAGTTACTTTGTATATCAATTTATTGTAGTCTTGAtgatacatatttatagtaCAAATTCAAAACGTAAGTTAATGGGACCAAATAGTGGAGGAGACACGGTGAGTCGTTTTCTGTGGtaagataaatttttatttcttgattTCTAGTACATACACCTATTAGGTTGCGTTCTCTGATTTCCTAATATGGTACCacatattttatgtaaaatttacTAACACTCAACTTCTTATTATTAGAAATTTCGTATTACAATCACGAAACGTCAACTTCAAGATAATGAATATAAGAGTAGGAGACGAGTAGTTGGTTCATTAAAACTTATAGACTTTTAGACATTTCGGTGTTCCCCTAATCTCATGAACCGTGAACTTCGGGTCAAATCTTGCTAACTTAATTTTCAACAAAAAGTTTGTGGGCGTAAACCTTCGATCGGTCGTCTGATCACTAAGGGTACGattctttcttcttctacacattttcatttctcttttttttcttttcttcgaaATATTAGAACATATCAAAACGCAAACATAAAGAACTCATCTTAAATATGTACCTGTTTAAGGTGAGGAGGCGAGTGAGAGAATCAACCAAGCGATGGCTTTTGCAGAGTACAAGGCAAACGGTGCGGCCAAGGTGCTCATACCAGCTAATTAGCGACGCACCAAACTGCATCGGTGGCCAAACGTTCTTAGGAGCTACTTTCCTCATCACGTATTGTGCTGCTTGTACTCCCTTTGGCACCTTGTAATATGGCTGCCAATTTTATGTGACTTCatttagtttaccaaaatatcCTTATATAGTTAACGCCATGATGCCTTCATAATTAAGTTGAGAAAACAAAGTTTATACTGATCAAAACGATTTTTTACCAAAACTAATCATTTTTGCTTTAGTTGATATACTTTCTAAATCAGGACGAAACCCCAAACCacgaaaacaaaaacatgtatATCATATAGACTATAAATTACCAATTTctaaattaaaagatatatttgGAAAGGGAGAAAATCATACAACGCAAAAGTAGATTCATTTTCAATTTGGTGACTACTTTCTTAAACCGGAAACACTTGTGTAAAATTTCCATATCAAGAGAAGGAAACGTGCGCTGATATATAAACGATTTAAGACATTTCTACTCATAatcacttgttttttttttaatatagaaTGGTTAGAAGGTATGTATCATTGACTTACCGGTGCCAAGAGAGTGAGGGACTTTATCGCTCCAGGGTGTTTAACAGCAAGCGCAAGAGCCAAAACGCAGCCTAAAGAGTGAGCCACTACGTGAAACTTTTTCAGTTTATACTGAGAGATCACCGATTTCTCAATCATCTCTAAATGTTCTCTTAGTGTATACAATGAGTCGTTTGGCTTTGGACTTCTTCCATAACCCAAAAGATCTACTGCGATGAGCCTATAATTCGATTTGGCTGAATCAGAAAAGTTTGGGAAGAGAGTCTCTGTCCAAAAGGATGATGAAGATAAGAAACCATGTATGAATACAACGTTGTCTCGTGCCTTCTTATTATCTGCAGATATATATATTACCCAAAATAATTAAGAAAGCTTCTAGTGTATGGGATGATGACGACAAGAAGTTGAACCTATCACTATCAGACTCAAAAACAAAGCGGAACCCTTTTATTCATATGATTAATATGCTAAACGACGTTCAGTGTTTTAATTCTTGAAAATACTTGGTTCTCGTAAAATACTCATATTAATTGATGTCTTAGTCACTTTGTTttacatttgttttcttttaaacaaGTTGTACTTTTcgaattacaaaatatttgttgtttTCCTTAATGGACTTTACAATAGATAATTAGTTTCTTATTGTTGTTTTGACAAAGAACTAATGTGCATTGAGTAAAAAACATCACTTATTTTGAAGTAaagaaatttatatatgtttacttttatGTAAATGGTGACTTTTGTTGTCTCATGTTACTATTTTCATAACAATGAACCAACTTTCATTTCactaaaatttaaagtaacTAAGCATTCAATGTATGAATTTGGAAATAATGGATTTAATTTTTACCTTTAGGTTGTTGAATTTTGACAAATAGAGAATCTTTGTTGGAAGAAGAAAGCCACGAAATGCAAAAGCTGCAATGACAATCAGACCATCTTGGTGTTGTTGGAGATTTCTCAACGACCGTAGAATTCAAAGTCATTAATCTCTTTTTGCTACCACTTATAAACTTCTTCTTAGACTCATCATTATTGTCACAAGATTCCACCACATTGTGTCTCATCATCAAACCCGTATAATTGAAGCATTTCACGGAGCTCACGAGCTTGGAGAGCCTCACTAGAAGCGAAGGACTGCGTGAGTAAAGTGTGTCTGAGATCTCATCGAAATGGATCTTAGTTCTTGTCATAGAAACGACCTTTGAGTAATCTCCTCGTTCGGACACTATGATCTTCCTGGTCTTGGCTTGTGCCTCGAGTGGAGAAGAGCAATAACAAGGTTTCCATTCGTATTCGAAGAAGAAATCTAACGTCTTGTAAGTGAAACAAAGCAAGTAATCAAAAATGTCAAGGaaaaagaagacgaagaagccTGCGGTTTGGTTGAGCCACCGTGCAATGGCCATGATGTGTGGTGGTGATGAAAAAATGGTTTTGATTTGAATTTTGTGGATATGTATGTGAGAGAGAGTTATATAAATTAACGAtatgtgtgtgtgagagaggaTTGTTTATAGAAGATCcggatatataaatttattgttcATTTAACATATTTTGCTGTCCAAAATGATGAAACTGGGTGGAGGTTGCATCCTTTTTGGGTGGGCAAAACCTAAATTAGCTAATTTAATGTTCATTATAATTGTTCAcagtatatttattatttggaacgtaatatattaatttatgttttaagagATTTTAAGGGTCTGAAAGTACTGAAGAAACTGTAATTAACTAGctagtaatttttatttttatcttatactaaaagtctaaaaccagATATTAGAAGAAAATGCCATGATATTTTTATCACAattttttcttagttttctaataatttagaaaaaaatacagaCAAAGTTAGTAGTTTGAATgaataacataataatttaatttattaactaAATAATCTaacttatattatgttttaacaGTTATTCTATTTGAATATACATAGTATCTATACATCTACCATTTgtgtgaaaatatataaatatatttaccaaactatatttttatttgatgttacttagtatatatatatatataatatatatatatatatatatatatcaaatccaTCAATCAGATTGtaacatattttaataacatttgCGATTAAATTTTGACATATTTGGTAAAAATAAGTATACAAATTAAAAGACAAATCTATAAAAGATATccacttatatatttaaaaaagtagCTAAAATAAGTATTTGATTTACCTCTGATTAAACTAACTAAATTTTACAAGTAATGATGCATAAGGAATGTTAAGTAATGCTCtaccttaattatatattagtattttccGTTATTTCTTAATGGAAATATTTTTCGAGATGTAATTgtttgataaataataaaaataataaaaattatttaaaattaagaataaatataataaatattaaaaataattttgttgtaTTTAGTCAAAATGTAAGCGTAAatagcaaaaacaaaataataattttgctTTTTCATCGAGTGATATGTTTGCGTTTATTATTCTTAAATTGTTTATacagtttataaaattaaattaaaattatgaatatacaCTGCAGGGTTTATTAGAAAAAAtgaatgataatatataattaaaattgaattagtctatcacatggatgagttaggaAACATTGTGTTATTACTTTTCTAGTTTCATGTTCTTAaaatgtgtttgtttgtttctttatgCCTTATGTAAACTGTTGATCCGAATTGATACTAATAAAAATAGGCACTAAAAAGTGCGCATCCGCGAAATATGACGAAGTATCATATGTGTGGTCGATACGTAACATGTGCAATTAATAAAACTGCAACATCATTGTCTTTGAATATTAACCAGTCCATCTAAATGGCAGCCCAGCCTATAGTTTGCTGTCCTGTTATAGATTCATTATGATAACGTATTTGTACCTCATATTATTCTTGAGCTTAACAGAAACTTTATGAAATTTCAAGAGTGAGTTATGAAAATTAATTCTAACATCCGTATACGAAATGAAAAAACggctctttttttctctctcctaGCGATTAAAAAGGCGATCTAAACCTCTGTCGCGGTGCCGATCCCGGCCTCACATCGCCGTCTCATCCTGAGCCGGCTGCTCAACCACCTCTCTGATTCGTCTCCCTcaaaggagatgaagaagaaaaagccCAAGAAGTCCCCGACGAAATCGCCATCGGTGAAATCGTCCCTTCCGTCCAAATCCAAGTCTGATATCCCCTCCTCTAAATCGTCGGTACCTTCTGATGCTCAGGCTGACCTCGTCGTCGGCAAAGATGCTCAGCTACCTCTCGAAGTCTCAGATCTAGAGATTAACCATTCAGCTCCGTCACCTCTTGAGACAGAGATCGCCGCGTCAACGGCTGATCCTACTCCGGCTTGTGTGGAAGTTGATGAATCCAACCGTGAGTCGAGCTCCGGCGGTGAACCGCAAAGCTCCTCTGGTACCGAGCTAAAAGGTGTAGTCTGTTCCAATGGAAATTCTCACCTTGTAGCCCCCTCCAAATAGTTACTGCTGATGCCAAATCGGTTGCTTTGTGCTCGCAGGTACCTGATGAAACGACGGCTGCTGCTGAAACGGTTGCTGCAATTTTGAACAACCCGGCTGTAGCACCTGCTATGACTACTCCAGTGGAAGTGGTCGTTAAGACACCAACAACTGAAAAGCACTCTACTACTCCAGTTGTTGATGAAGATGCAGTAAAGAAGCAAGCTCCAGCAAGCAAGGACCCCGTTGATAGCTGGTGTACTCACGCCAAAGGCTATGGGAAGCGACTATCAAAGAAAGGAGAAGCCTTTACACTATCTTCGGGAGAGGCTTGCATCAAAATTCCCAATTCTGTGATTGAGAAGAATAGAAAAGCATGGGATTCTTTTGTTTTGGGGCAGTTCTATTCAGACCCGCCCTCACAAGAAACACTCCACAACATCGTCAACGGGATTTGGAGTAAGCAATACAGAGACATCTCGGTTTGAAGATGGAAGGCTTTGCTTATCTTTTTCGAATTCCAAATGCTGCTACAAGAGCGCGTGTCATCAAACAATGTCTGTGGCAGATTGAAGGCCATACTATGTTTGTTGACAAATGGGAGCCGGGCGTTATACCAGCTAAGCCCGAACTCACCTCAGCACCTATATGGTTGGAGCTTCGACAAGTCCCCTTTCAGTTCTTTAATGAAGATGGTCTGGAAAGGATAGCGGGATTGGTTGGACATCCGAGATTTTTGCACCCGACGACATCAAATAAAACCAACCTGGAGGTAGCTAAGGTCTTTACTATCATCGATCCGAGGAAACCTCTACCAGAAGCTGTTAATGTACAGTTCGACTCCGGTGAGATCAGCAGAGTACTGGTCTCTAGCCCCTGGATGCCGCCGGTCTGCGATGCTTGCAAGGAGATTGGTCATGTTACAAAGAGATGCCCAACAGCTCCAAAAACATGCTCCCACTGCAATTCAACCACTCACACTCTACTTAACTGTCCTCAAAAACAGAAAGGCGAGAGggtgaaaaagaaaacaaggcGTATCAAGTCTAGAGGGAAGCAGGTTTGGAAGCAAGTGGATCAAGTAGAGGGATCCAACAGAGACATTCCTACTGCACAACTTGGTAAAGGAACTCAAGCATAAGCCCAGCACAAGGAGGAGACTCAGAGGGCACCGGAGTTTCAGAGCACCGAGGTTGTTTTGAAATCCACGCTTGGAACAAAAGGGTTAACGGAGCAGGGTGAAACAAGTGCAGCTCCGGAGTACTTTCGGATCACAAGGCAGAACAGCGGCTCAGCGATATCCAAATCCTCAAAATCTGATCTCCCATCGGACTCATCGGACGTGGAATCCTCTGAGTACGAGCTAGAAGAAGGAGATTTCTCTCCACATGCTGATGATTTTGAGGCCGTGCgtaataaaaaacattttgcAGGTCTGAGGAAGTCAGGCCAGAAAGGAAACAGAGGCAGGAGTCCCAAAACCAATCTTTAAATAATGGGGACAGACATTTTTGTTGGAATGTACGCGGTCTTAATAATTACTCCCACCGCAGTGGATTACGTAAATGGTCTAGGACTAACGCTCCTCTTTTTGGCAGAATTCTTGAGACTCATGTGAAGCAGCTCAAGATGAATAAATTTGTCTCCCAGCTATTTCCGGGTTGGTCGGCTGAAGGAAACTACAGTTTTTCGCCTCTCGGGAAGATTTAGCTAGTGTGGCATCCTTCTATTTTAGTTACTATCATTTCCAAATCTCTCCAGATGGTTACGGTGGAGGTTACTTGGCCTACCTCGCCTCAGTCTACGTTCATTATCTCCACGGTCTATGCATCTAACGATACAGCGCAGCGTCAGATACTTTGGGGAGAAATCTCAGCTTTGGGATCCTCCCCGGAATGGGTTCTAAGCCTTGGCTTATCTTTGGGAACTTTAATCAGATTAGAGACCCCTCAGAGCACTCTCTTACTCCCTCTTTgaataatgataaaaaaattcgAGATTTTAACCAGTGTCTCTTAGATGCTAACGTTGATGATCTTAATTTCAGGGGGACCACGTTTACTTGGTGGAACAAAAAGAAGCTCGCCCCCCTTGCTAAGAAGTTGGATAGAAGTCTGGTTAATGATGAATGGTACTCTATTTTCCCATCTTGCGTGGCGTTTGTCGGCAAACCG
The sequence above is drawn from the Raphanus sativus cultivar WK10039 chromosome 7, ASM80110v3, whole genome shotgun sequence genome and encodes:
- the LOC108817035 gene encoding LOW QUALITY PROTEIN: probable lysophospholipase BODYGUARD 2 (The sequence of the model RefSeq protein was modified relative to this genomic sequence to represent the inferred CDS: inserted 1 base in 1 codon), with amino-acid sequence MAIARWLNQTAGFFVFFFLDIFDYLLCFTYKTLDFFFEYEWKPCYCSSPLEAQAKTRKIIVSERGDYSKVVSMTRTKIHFDEISDTLYSRSPSLLVRLSKLVSSVKCFNYTGLMMRHNVVESCDNNDESKKKFISGSKKRLMTLNSTVVEKSPTTPRWSDCHCSFCISWLSSSNKDSLFVKIQQPKDNKKARDNVVFIHGFLSSSSFWTETLFPNFSDSAKSNYRLIAVDLLGYGRSPKPNDSLYTLREHLEMIEKSVISQYKLKKFHVVAHSLGCVLALALAVKHPGAIKSLTLLAPPYYKVPKGVQAAQYVMRKVAPKNVWPPMQFGASLISWYEHLGRTVCLVLCKSHRLVDSLTRLLTLNRMRTYLIEGFXCHTHNGSWHTLHNIIFGSGGKLDSYLDHVRDHVDCDVTIFHGGKDEVIPVECSYSVKTKVPRATVHIIPDKDHITIVVGRQEDFARELELIWQRSKTTHK